One window of the Anopheles cruzii chromosome 2, idAnoCruzAS_RS32_06, whole genome shotgun sequence genome contains the following:
- the LOC128266944 gene encoding LOW QUALITY PROTEIN: gustatory receptor for sugar taste 64a-like (The sequence of the model RefSeq protein was modified relative to this genomic sequence to represent the inferred CDS: substituted 1 base at 1 genomic stop codon) has product MTPAESEETPVKRLAIISATSTVLVTDSPVGRGSRTDRECSAHEALSAVIFMGQLFSLLPVVGYTGSDPRDVTVRVRSVRFLYATVTLSLMLTLVVMLVNHTTHLPAFSVSVASSLAYYAIILMFMLELLVLARNWSTIMTRWYEDELPFRSAPYRPPVGALSLRRKVRLIACGVILCAFLEDILNFISAYQLNVLHIRYCPHRNGFWKNFFHREHPYVLRAVSYNPAVGWAIELTMRVAKFTWHFVDVFIICLCVCLQRRFLQYNERLERMAGQPQSVGVWRELRLHFVRLTELLRFLDGRFSRLILVSCANDMFFITMQLFNSFEXVSEVAHQSPVRTITASFLSLSRVPSLKPTTMTSIYFWYSLAFLMGRCFLMLFVVSSVSSAADLPLETLRRFPSSNWNLDLRRLCDSVATADNALSGMRFFSIRRPLILAMAGTIITYELVLLDQYSQQIDSTSN; this is encoded by the exons ATGACACCAGCCGAGTCGGAAGAGACTCCCGTCAAGCGGCTTGCCATCATTTCGGCGACATCGACCGTGCTGGTGACGGATAGCCCGGTTGGACGCGGGTCAAGGACGGACAGAGAGTGCAGTGCACACGAAGCCCTCTCGGCAGTCATCTTTATGGGCCAACTGTTCTCGCTCCTACCGGTCGTGGGCTACACCGGAAGTGATCCGCGCGACGTGACGGTGCGTGTCCGTTCGGTGCGCTTTCTCTACGCCACGGTCACCCTATCGCTGATGCTGACACTCGTCGTAATGCTTGTGAACCACACGACCCACCTGCCGGCGTTCAGCGTGTCCGTAGCGT CGTCGCTGGCCTACTACGCCATTATCCTGATGTTCATGCTGGAGCTGCTAGTGTTGGCCCGAAACTGGTCCACCATCATGACGCGCTGGTACGAGGATGAGCTGCCGTTCCGGAGCGCCCCATACCGGCCGCCAGTCGGGGCCCTCTCGCTCCGGCGCAAGGTCCGGCTTATCGCGTGCGGTGTGATTCTTTGCGCGTTCCTCGAAGACATCCTCAACTTCATCTCGGCGTACCAGCTGAATGTGCTCCACATTCGCTACTGTCCGCACCGGAACGGATTCTGGAAGAACTTCTTCCACCGCGAGCATCCGTACGTACTGCGGGCCGTCTCCTACAACCCGGCCGTTGGCTGGGCCATTGAGCTGACGATGCGCGTTGCCAAATTTACGTGGCACTTTGTGGACGTGTTTATCATCTGCCTCTGCGTGTGTCTTCAGCGCCGGTTCTTGCAGTACAACGAGCGACTCGAGCGGATGGCCGGACAACCGCAGTCGGTGGGCGTTTGGCGCGAACTGCGACTCCATTTTGTGCGCCTTACCGAGTTGCTCCGGTTCCTGGATGGGCGCTTCTCGCGGCTCATTCTCGTGTCCTGCGCCAACGACATGTTCTTCATCACGATGCAACTTTTCAACAGCTTCGAGTAGGTTTCGGAAGTCGCCCACCAGTCGCCCGTTCGGACCATAACCGCTTCCTTCTTGTCCCTGTCCCGCGTCCCTAGCTTGAAGCCGACCACCATGACGTCCATCTACTTTTGGTACTCGCTCGCCTTTCTGATGGGCCGCTGCTTCTTGATGCTGTTCGTGGTATCGTCGGTTAGCAGTGCCGCCGATCTGCCACTGGAAACGTTGCGCCGGTTTCCGAGCTCCAACTGGAACCTGGACCTGCGGCGACTCTGcgactcggtggccaccgccgataATGCCCTCTCGGGGATGCGGTTCTTCTCCATCCGGCGGCCCCTCATACTGGCG ATGGCCGGCACGATCATCACCTACGAGCTGGTGTTACTCGATCAG